The following nucleotide sequence is from Psychroserpens sp. Hel_I_66.
AGGGTACAATGCACCGTAACTGGATGTCACTAAAATCAACTTTTAGTTCAAACAATGAAGAGTCTATTCTTGAGGAAGCAATTCGAGGAGAAGAGGCAAGTTTAGAAGAATATAATGAATTAATAAAAGAGCGTAATTTACCGCCAAGTATTGATTCCTTATTGATCAAACATAAAAATTCCATACAATCGGCAATCAATACCGAGAAAGTACATGAAGAGCTAGTATCATAAAATATTAGGTTCAATGTAAAAAAAGTCAGCTTTTAAAAGTTGACTTTTTTTTTGTTTAAAACTGTTCATAACTTCGCTTTATAAAAGTGGAGTTTATTTGTAATTTTATAAACTGATTTTTCTTGAACATTTTTAGAAATCAAGCATAAAAAATCAGTCTTTTCAAATAGGTTAATCAAATTAGATTTTGATATAATACAACTTAGAAAGAGATAAATAGCCCAAAATAGTATGTACTTAATATTTGATACCGAAACCACAGGATTGCCAAAAAGGTGGGATGCACCAATTACAGATGTAGATAACTGGCCAAGATGTATTCAAATTGCATGGCAACTCCATGACGAAATGGGTAATTGTATAGACCATCAAGATTATCTAGTAAAACCAGAGGGTTTTAATATTCCTTACGATGCTGAAAAAATTCACGGAATTTCTACGGAATTAGCTCAAGAACAAGGTGTGGCACTCCAAGACGTTTTGGAGAAATTCAAAATAGCGCTTTCAAAAACAAAATTTGTGGTAGGTCAAAACGTGAAGTTTGATCTCAATATTATGGGAGCAGAATTTGTTAGAGAGGAAATCTCAAATGAGCTTCAAGAACTTCCGGTTTTAGATACCTGTACAGAGCATACTGCAGAGTTGTGCCAGATTCCTGGTGGTCGTTATGGAAAATTTAAGCTTCCAACACTCACAGAGTTACATCAATTTTTATTTAATCAACCATTTGCAGAAGCACATAATGCCACAGCAGATGTTGAGGCAACTACAAGATGCTTTTTAGAGCTCATAAGACTTGAAGAATATACAAAAGAGCAGTTAGACGTTGAGCCAGGTTATTTTCAGGATTTTAAGGAGGAGAACCCCAATACAATCCAACTCATTGGCTTAAAGCACATCAATCTCAAAAAAGAAAGTGCAAAAATAAATGAGCGTCTTCAAAAACTACAAGGAGAAGATATTTCCGAAGAAGAAATAAAAGAAAATATTTCTGAACTACAGGAGGTTGATTTTGTGCATCTTCATAACCATTCCCAGTTTTCGGTATTGCAATCTACAATTAGTATTTCAGATTTGGTGGCTGTCGCAGCAGAGCATAAAATGCCTGCAGTTGCACTCACAGACCATGCTAATATGATGGGAGCTTTTCATTTTGTAAAAGCAGTAAACATCCATAATAAAAATGTAGAGTTAAAACATAAAGAAGCTGAAGAAAAAGGAGAGGTTTCTTCGGAAAAAGAAATAAAACCAATCATTGGCTGCGAGTTTTTTGTTTGTGAAGATCATAAGGATAAATCCAGAAAAGACAATGGCTATCAAATTGTGTTAATCGCTAAGAATAAAGAAGGCTATCACAACTTGGCTAAACTATCGTCACATGCCTTTGTTGATGGTTTTTATTATTTGCCAAGAATAGATAAAAAACTCATTCAAAAATACAAAGAACATCTTATTTGCTTAACTGGTAACCTATATGGTGAAGTCCCAAGCAAAGTGTTGAACGTTGGAGAAAACCAAGCAGAAGAAGCATTACTTTGGTGGAAACAAGAATTTGGAGAGGATCTATACATCGAATTAATGCGACACAATCAAGAAGATGAAAATCGTGTTAATCCTGTGTTGATTGATTTCTCAAAAAAACATGATGTTAAATTAATAGCTTCAAACAATACCTATTATTGCAAAAAAGAAGATGCCAATGCACACGATATTTTACTGTGCGTTAAAGATGGAGAAAAGCAAGCCACACCAATAGGAAGGGGTAGAGGCTATCGTTACGGTTTGCCAAACAAAGAGTATTATTTTAAATCTTCAGAAGAAATGAAATCCTTGTTTAAGGACGTGCCAGAGGCGATTAGTAATATTCAAGACGTCGTAGATAAGGTTGAAGGTTATCAACTGGCGCGGGATGTATTATTACCTGCTTTTGATATCCCAGAAGAATTTAAAAACAACGCAGATATTGATGATGGAGGCAAACGTGGTGAAAATGCCTACCTAAAACATTTAACGTTTAAAGGTGCGAAAAAACGATACGGAGAAGAATTAAGTGATGAGATCGTTGAGAGGCTTGATTTTGAGTTGAGCGTTATTGAAAACACGGGTTATCCAGGTTACTTTTTAATTGTGGAGGATTTTATTCGTGAAGCTCGAAATATGGATGTTTCTGTTGGTCCAGGTCGTGGTTCTGCAGCTGGATCTGTGGTTGCTTATTGCTTGTGGATAACCAATATTGATCCTTTAAAATATGACTTGCTTTTTGAGCGTTTCTTAAATCCAGATCGTGTGAGCATGCCAGATATTGATATCGATTTTGATGATGAAGGTCGAAGTCGTGTGATGGATTATGTGATCAAAAAATATGGTTCAAATCAAGTTGCTCAAATTATTACCTACGGAACGATGGCTGCAAAGTCATCTATTCGAGATACAGCAAGAGTACTCGATTTGCCATTGTTTGAAGCAGATCGCATAGCAAAGCTTATCCCGACAATGTCAAAACTGAATAAGATTTTTGGCCTATCGGAAAAGGAACTGGGCAGTAAATTTAGAGCAGATGATTTAGAAAAAGTTAATGAACTGCTCAATATTGCAGATGGTGAAGGCTTAGATGCAGAAACTATAAATCTAGCCAGAACCCTTGAAGGATCAGTTAGAAATACGGGTATTCATGCCTGCGGAGTTATTATTACTCCAGACGATATTACCAATTTTGTGCCTGTTTCCGTAGCAAAGGATTCCGATTTGTATGTCACGCAATTTGATAACTCTGTAGTTGAAGATGCAGGTTTGCTCAAAATGGATTTTTTGGGATTGAAAACGTTAACCTTAATAAAGGATACGGTTAAAATCGTAAAGGCAAAACATGATATTTTATTGGATCCTGATAGCTTTCCGCTTGACGATGAGAAAACATATGAACTGTTTCAAAAAGGAGAAACGGTTGGAGTGTTTCAATATGAATCTCCCGGAATGCAAAAACATTTAAAGGAATTAAAACCAACGGTTTTTGAGGATTTAATTGCGATGAACGCACTATATCGTCCAGGACCAATGGAATATATCCCAAGTTTTACAAGACGTAAACATGGTGATGAAGATATTGAGTACGACTTACCCGCAATGGAAGAGTATCTCAAAGAAACCTACGGTATTACGGTATATCAGGAGCAAGTGATGTTGTTGTCTCAAAAGCTAGCAGATTTTACAAAAGGTGAAGCCGATGTTTTGAGAAAAGCAATGGGTAAAAAACAAATTGCGGTTTTGGATAAAATGAAACCAAAATTTATTGAGCAAGCAAGTGCCAAAGGGCATGACGCAAAAATTCTTGAAAAAGTATGGAAAGACTGGGAAGCTTTTGCAAGTTATGCATTTAACAAATCCCACTCAACGTGCTATGCTTGGATTGCTTACCAAACAGCTTATCTAAAAGCACATTATCCTGCAGAATATATGGCAGCTGTACTATCTAACAATATGAACGACATCAAGCAGGTAACGTTCTTTATGGAGGAGTGTAAACGTATGCGATTGGATGTTTTAGGTCCAGATGTCAATGAATCGTATTATAAATTTTCGGTTAATAAAGATAATGCGGTTCGTTTTGGAATGGGTGCGATAAAAGGTGTTGGTCATGGCGCTGTGATGACCATAGTTGAGCATAGAAAAAAAGATGGTCATTTCAAATCAATTTTTGATTTAGCAAAACGAATAGATTTAAGAGCAGCAAATAAAAAAGCATTTGAAAATTTAGCATTGGCAGGAGGATTTGACGGATTTGGAGATACACACCGCGCTCAATATTTTCATGATGAAGGTGATGGAATTACATTCCTCGAAAAAGCCATTAAATATGGAGCTAAGCATCAAGAAAACGAGAATTCAGCACAAGTAAGCTTATTTGGTGCAGCAAGTGATGTGCAAATAGCAGAGCCAATAGTACCACCTTGTGAAGAATGGGGAACTATGGAAAAACTAGCTCAAGAAAAAGAAGTAGTTGGAGTTTATATCTCTGGTCATCCGTTAGATGATTTTAAAGTGGAGATGAAAACATTTTGCAATGGTACTTTAGCCTTATTTAATGAATTGGAAACGTATGTAAATCGTGAAATTACTTTTGGAGGTGTTGTTACAGATGTGCAACATCGTGTAAGTAAGCAAGGTAAAGGCTGGGCTATTTTTATGGTAGAGGATTATACAGATAGTTTTGAATTCAGAATTTTTGGAGAAGAGTATTTAAAATTCCGCCATTTCTTGGTAAAAAATAGTTTTGTTTACGTTAAGTCTTTTGTTAGAGAAGGTTGGGTTAATAGAGATACAGGTAAAAAAGGAGATCCTAGATTACAATTTAATAGTTTTCAATTATTACACGATGTGATGGGAACCTATGCGAGAAAATTATCAATACAACTTAATATAAGAGAGTTACAAGAAAAACGCATAGATGTTCTTCAGGATTTGTTTAGAATACATCAAGGTGATAAATCATTAAGCTTTATAGTGTACGATAATGATGAAAAGATTAAATTAAATATGCCAAGTAGAAAACAAAAAATAAACATTTCCCAAGAATTATTGGACCAATTATCCCACCATGAAGTCACATACAAATTAAATTAAACGCTTGATTTTTTCTGAAATTAAAAAACACATATAAATAGTCAATATCTTCATAATCAAAACAAATACTGCCACTGTAAGGTTTGGCAAAATTTTTGACTAATTTTGTATATCAAATAAAACTGAAGTTAAACATTAAGACAATATAATTATGGCATTAGAAATAACAGATGCAAATTTTGAAGAAACAGTACTAAAAAGTGATAAACCAGTTATGGTAGACTTTTGGGCTGCTTGGTGTGGACCATGTAGAATGGTTGGCCCAATCATAGATGAAATCAGTACAGAATACGACGGTAAAGCTATCGTAGGTAAAGTAGATGTTGATGCAAACCAAGAGTTTGCAGCAAAATACGGAGTACGTAACATACCAACCGTATTAGTATTTAAAGACGGGGAAGTAGTTGGTCGTCAAGTAGGAGTTGCTCCTAAAAATGCATATACAGAGGCAATAGATTCTTTATTATAAGAATTATTAGATATAATCTAAAAGAAATGATAAAAGGTTTGCCAGTATGGTAAACCTTTTTTTATTTTTAACTAATATTAAGACATAAGAAAAACACATATGAGTAAGCAAGCAAAAACGCAAGACTTAATTGATAGTAAATTATTAGAAGAACGAAAAGTATTCCTTTGGGGAATGGTAGATGATAAATCAGCAAAACACGTGATTGACCGTTTATTATATTTAGATTCTATAGAAAAAAAAGACATCCATTTATATATAAACAGTCCTGGAGGCTATGTAACCTCTGGGTTTGCAATGTATGACTGTATAAAATCATTAAATAGTGATGTATCTACAATCTGTACGGGTCTGGCAGCATCTATGGGATCAATATTATTATCTGTTGGTACAAAAGGAAAACGATTCATACAGCCACATGCAAGAGTGATGATTCACCAACCAAGTGGAGGAGCTCGCGGTCAGGCAAGCGATATTGAAATCACCGCTCAAGAAATATTAAAGACCAAAGAATTAAGCGCTAAAATATTAGCAGAAAACTGTGGTCAGGATTTCGATCAAGTAATGAAAGATTTCAATCGTGACCATTGGATGGGAGCAGAAGAATCTAAAGCCTACGGTATCGTAGATAAAATAATAAAGTAGATTTTTTCTTCGGAAGATAATAAGCAAATGAACCTACAGGCAGAACTCAATAAAACAGGAGGCTTTAAAAATCTAGAATTACTCGCAAAGCAAGTAGTTGAAGGTTTTATAGCTGGAATGCATAAGAGTCCATTCCATGGTTTTTCTGCAGAATTTGCTGAGCATAAAATTTACAATCAAGGAGAAAGCACACGACACATCGACTGGAAGCTCTATGCCAAAACCGATAAGTTGTACACCAAGCGCTATGACGATGAAACAAATCTACGTTGTCACCTCATTGTAGACAACAGTAGCTCAATGCACTATCCCGAAATAAAAGAGTTTAATATCTCTAGATTAAATAAAATAGGGTTTTCAGCATTAGCATCTGCATCGCTAATGCACATATTAAAAAAGCAAAGAGATGCAGTAGGGCTTAGTATTTATAGTGATGCTTATGATTATTATTCTCCAGAAAAGGGAAGTGAGCGTCATCACCAAATGCTTCTGGCAGAGTTAAGCAATATGGTAGTTTCTAAACAAACAAACAAACAAACCGAGACATATACATATTTACATCAAATTGCAGAAAATATTAATAGACGCTCTTTGATTTTTTTCTTTACAGACATGTTTCAAACAGAAACAGATGACACAAAGTTATTTGAAGCTCTAAGGCATTTAAAATATAATAAGCACGAAGTCGTACTATTTCATGTAATAGATAAAGAAAAGGAGCTTAAATTTGATTTTGATAATACCCCAAAGCGATTTATAGATGTTGAGACAAATGAGTTTATAAATTTGTATCCAGATACAGTAAAACAAGGATATGAAAGTGCAGTAACAGAATACTTTAAGAGCATTAGATTAAAATGTGGCCAATACCAAATTAAATATGTTCAAGCCGACATTAATAAGTCCTTTGACAAAATATTAACGACCTATATGGTCGAGAGACAAAAATTTATTTAAAAAATTTGTCAAAAATTGTGGTAAAATATTTGTGATATTAAAAATCGAATGTATATTTGCCCTCGCAATAAAGCAACGGTCTGGTAGTTCAGCTGGTTAGAATGTCGCCCTGTCACGGCGAAGGTCGCGGGTTCGAGTCCCGTCCAGACCGCTAAAAAATTGCAAAACTAAAGCTCTAAGAAATTAGAGCTTTTTTTAAGCAATAAAAAGAAGTTGTGTTGTTCTCAGAGAAATCTGAGAGTAGTTGTAAGACACTCAATG
It contains:
- a CDS encoding ferritin-like domain-containing protein: MKYSEEISNKLNELLVKNYDAEKGYLNAIDNVDSDKLKMYFKRRASERSEFAKELRTEILQYGEIPEDSGTFKGTMHRNWMSLKSTFSSNNEESILEEAIRGEEASLEEYNELIKERNLPPSIDSLLIKHKNSIQSAINTEKVHEELVS
- the dnaE gene encoding DNA polymerase III subunit alpha gives rise to the protein MYLIFDTETTGLPKRWDAPITDVDNWPRCIQIAWQLHDEMGNCIDHQDYLVKPEGFNIPYDAEKIHGISTELAQEQGVALQDVLEKFKIALSKTKFVVGQNVKFDLNIMGAEFVREEISNELQELPVLDTCTEHTAELCQIPGGRYGKFKLPTLTELHQFLFNQPFAEAHNATADVEATTRCFLELIRLEEYTKEQLDVEPGYFQDFKEENPNTIQLIGLKHINLKKESAKINERLQKLQGEDISEEEIKENISELQEVDFVHLHNHSQFSVLQSTISISDLVAVAAEHKMPAVALTDHANMMGAFHFVKAVNIHNKNVELKHKEAEEKGEVSSEKEIKPIIGCEFFVCEDHKDKSRKDNGYQIVLIAKNKEGYHNLAKLSSHAFVDGFYYLPRIDKKLIQKYKEHLICLTGNLYGEVPSKVLNVGENQAEEALLWWKQEFGEDLYIELMRHNQEDENRVNPVLIDFSKKHDVKLIASNNTYYCKKEDANAHDILLCVKDGEKQATPIGRGRGYRYGLPNKEYYFKSSEEMKSLFKDVPEAISNIQDVVDKVEGYQLARDVLLPAFDIPEEFKNNADIDDGGKRGENAYLKHLTFKGAKKRYGEELSDEIVERLDFELSVIENTGYPGYFLIVEDFIREARNMDVSVGPGRGSAAGSVVAYCLWITNIDPLKYDLLFERFLNPDRVSMPDIDIDFDDEGRSRVMDYVIKKYGSNQVAQIITYGTMAAKSSIRDTARVLDLPLFEADRIAKLIPTMSKLNKIFGLSEKELGSKFRADDLEKVNELLNIADGEGLDAETINLARTLEGSVRNTGIHACGVIITPDDITNFVPVSVAKDSDLYVTQFDNSVVEDAGLLKMDFLGLKTLTLIKDTVKIVKAKHDILLDPDSFPLDDEKTYELFQKGETVGVFQYESPGMQKHLKELKPTVFEDLIAMNALYRPGPMEYIPSFTRRKHGDEDIEYDLPAMEEYLKETYGITVYQEQVMLLSQKLADFTKGEADVLRKAMGKKQIAVLDKMKPKFIEQASAKGHDAKILEKVWKDWEAFASYAFNKSHSTCYAWIAYQTAYLKAHYPAEYMAAVLSNNMNDIKQVTFFMEECKRMRLDVLGPDVNESYYKFSVNKDNAVRFGMGAIKGVGHGAVMTIVEHRKKDGHFKSIFDLAKRIDLRAANKKAFENLALAGGFDGFGDTHRAQYFHDEGDGITFLEKAIKYGAKHQENENSAQVSLFGAASDVQIAEPIVPPCEEWGTMEKLAQEKEVVGVYISGHPLDDFKVEMKTFCNGTLALFNELETYVNREITFGGVVTDVQHRVSKQGKGWAIFMVEDYTDSFEFRIFGEEYLKFRHFLVKNSFVYVKSFVREGWVNRDTGKKGDPRLQFNSFQLLHDVMGTYARKLSIQLNIRELQEKRIDVLQDLFRIHQGDKSLSFIVYDNDEKIKLNMPSRKQKINISQELLDQLSHHEVTYKLN
- the trxA gene encoding thioredoxin; amino-acid sequence: MALEITDANFEETVLKSDKPVMVDFWAAWCGPCRMVGPIIDEISTEYDGKAIVGKVDVDANQEFAAKYGVRNIPTVLVFKDGEVVGRQVGVAPKNAYTEAIDSLL
- a CDS encoding ClpP family protease; the protein is MSKQAKTQDLIDSKLLEERKVFLWGMVDDKSAKHVIDRLLYLDSIEKKDIHLYINSPGGYVTSGFAMYDCIKSLNSDVSTICTGLAASMGSILLSVGTKGKRFIQPHARVMIHQPSGGARGQASDIEITAQEILKTKELSAKILAENCGQDFDQVMKDFNRDHWMGAEESKAYGIVDKIIK
- a CDS encoding DUF58 domain-containing protein, which codes for MNLQAELNKTGGFKNLELLAKQVVEGFIAGMHKSPFHGFSAEFAEHKIYNQGESTRHIDWKLYAKTDKLYTKRYDDETNLRCHLIVDNSSSMHYPEIKEFNISRLNKIGFSALASASLMHILKKQRDAVGLSIYSDAYDYYSPEKGSERHHQMLLAELSNMVVSKQTNKQTETYTYLHQIAENINRRSLIFFFTDMFQTETDDTKLFEALRHLKYNKHEVVLFHVIDKEKELKFDFDNTPKRFIDVETNEFINLYPDTVKQGYESAVTEYFKSIRLKCGQYQIKYVQADINKSFDKILTTYMVERQKFI